A DNA window from Trichosurus vulpecula isolate mTriVul1 chromosome 2, mTriVul1.pri, whole genome shotgun sequence contains the following coding sequences:
- the LOC118836275 gene encoding uncharacterized protein ZSWIM9-like: protein MVTEGVNERERGRSPWPVSQPLGLTSVRALPGLSLSLSPPPGLGSIPSVLRKKTWVDGWGAERAGRSLTVCLPSIPQPEEEASRCAGLAAGGTTMGELGLGLEFHTWHQFSSFFDDWCERHKVLFIIASLKPLISLRQPPLSYLPSLATTLRFRFVRLICKHSGTYVGQSVVQRDQQSQKIDCPALITLRLGPKKDRLVVTEARLQHNHQLSPREFSRCFKRRQLEASLGLPIRITNSVSKRFLAPDLVWNLEDYSRAKDKGMCKLLGEMHTLFRADPGAKVKLVFQEDVAILNSIFLATSHMRQLARSFPRLLFLDQAASLPGDFELYSVLCQDANGRGREVAYCLARRGTPDLLVFIVASLVQSVPEIKALVECLTIGVSCLVGVDTVEEVLPCARVQVCRAQVLEALGRRARELTVPGERHIVNLLHNLAHAASPKVYSQYLSDLEDVAPLEFLRYFLETWHPHKGAWVACWAYHRGDSCPFVDHLEAHRQKLLPALARDSSLAGSVRGLLDLESLPVELQGLQAEEVAERYQAVGPEEVAALVAEELALARHGGGIQPAEGGGFVLEGTGRGATFTVGADLASCSCSIFTAGHRPCRHIFAARLWAGKALFDVSLLPPVGGDDG from the exons ATGGTGACGGAGGGGGTTAACGAGCGGGAGCGCGGTCGGTCTCCATG gcctgTCTCCCAGCCCCTGGGTCTGACCTCAGTCCGAGCCCTCCCAGGGCTTTCTCTGTCCTTGTCCCCTCCTCCAGGTCTCGGCTCCATCCCT TCGGTCCTCAGGAAGAAGACttgggtggatgggtggggggcagagagggCAGGAAGGAGCCTCACAGTATGCCTGCCATCCATCCCGCAGCCGGAGGAAGAAGCCTCGCGGTGTGCTGGCCTTGCCGCCGGTGGCACCACCATGGGGGaactgggcctgggcctggaattTCACACGTGGCACCAGTTCAGCAGCTTCTTTGATGACTGGTGTGAGCGGCACAAGGTGCTGTTCATCATCGCCAGCCTCAAGCCACTGATCTCTCTGCGCCAGCCTCCACTGTCTTACCTACCCAGCCTGGCCACGACCCTGCGCTTCCGCTTTGTGCGCCTCATCTGCAAGCACAGTGGCACCTATGTGGGGCAGAGCGTTGTGCAGCGAGACCAGCA AAGCCAGAAGATTGACTGCCCAGCCCTCATCACCCTCCGCCTGGGCCCCAAGAAGGATCGGTTGGTGGTGACCGAGGCCAGACTGCAGCACAACCATCAGCTCTCACCCAGGGAGTTCTCCCGATGCTTCAAGCGCCGCCAGCTGGAGGCCAGCCTGGGCCTGCCCATCCGGATCACCAACAGCGTCTCCAAGCGCTTCCTGGCTCCTGACCTTGTCTGGAACCTGGAGGACTACAGCCGAGCCAAGGACAAGGGCATGTGCAAGCTGCTTGGGGAGATGCACACGCTCTTTCGGGCTGACCCAGGGGCCAAGGTCAAGCTGGTCTTCCAGGAGGATGTGGCCATCCTCAACTCCATCTTCTTGGCCACATCGCACATGCGTCAGCTGGCACGTTCCTTCCCCCGCCTCCTTTTTTTGGACCAGGCCGCCAGCCTGCCTGGAGACTTTGAGCTGTACTCTGTCCTTTGCCAGGATGCCAATGGGCGAGGCCGTGAGGTGGCCTATTGCCTTGCCCGCAGAGGCACGCCGGACTTGCTAGTCTTCATTGTGGCCTCTTTGGTGCAGAGTGTCCCTGAGATCAAGGCCCTGGTGGAGTGTCTTACCATTGGTGTGTCCTGCCTTGTAGGTGTGGATACTGTGGAGGAGGTCTTACCCTGTGCTCGAGTGCAAGTGTGCCGAGCTCAGGTCCTGGAGGCCCTGGGGCGCAGGGCCCGAGAGTTGACTGTGCCAGGGGAGCGGCACATTGTCAACCTCCTGCACAACCTGGCCCACGCGGCCTCCCCTAAGGTCTACAGCCAGTATCTCAGTGACCTGGAAGATGTGGCCCCCCTAGAGTTCCTCCGCTACTTCCTGGAGACCTGGCATCCACACAAAGGGGCCTGGGTCGCCTGCTGGGCGTACCACCGTGGGGATAGCTGCCCCTTTGTGGACCACCTCGAGGCTCACAGGCAGAAGCTGCTACCTGCCCTGGCCCGGGATTCCTCTCTGGCGGGCTCTGTTCGGGGCCTGCTGGACCTTGAAAGCCTGCCTGTGGAACTTCAGGGGTTGCAGGCTGAAGAGGTGGCTGAGCGCTACCAGGCAGTAGGACCTGAGGAGGTGGCAGCCCTGGTGGCTGAGGAGCTGGCGCTGGCCCGCCATGGTGGGGGCATCCAGCCAGCAGAGGGTGGGGGCTTTGTGTTGGAGGGTACAGGCCGGGGAGCTACCTTTACTGTGGGGGCTGACCTGGCCTCCTGTAGCTGCTCTATTTTCACAGCTGGCCACCGGCCCTGCCGTCACATCTTTGCTGCCCGCCTCTGGGCAGGGAAGGCTCTCTTTGATGTCAGCCTTCTGCCCCCTGTGGGTGGTGACGATGGGTAA